One window of Medicago truncatula cultivar Jemalong A17 chromosome 2, MtrunA17r5.0-ANR, whole genome shotgun sequence genomic DNA carries:
- the LOC25486225 gene encoding chitin elicitor receptor kinase 1, with amino-acid sequence MITNQIFILNFLLFVLLIMKTVRSCNSGCDLALASYYIEEGTNLTYISNLFNQPTSEILKYNPNIQNPDTIQSHTRLNIPFTCDCLSGLFLGHTFSYKLKEGENYKAVANGYYSNLTTIDFLIRVNSYPATDIPAGTVINVTVNCSCGDRDVSKDYGLFLTYPLRNGDSLPGIAMESGVPVELVKRYNPASNFRAGELVFLPAKDENGNFPPLKMGSGMSKGGIVGIVVGGAFGILLLVLILYVVFYRRKKVADQVTLLPVPGASELDQSSQLQHGRGSSMDKTSESTTVVSPRLTGITVDKSVEFSYEELAKATDGFSTANIIGRGGFGLVYYAELRNEKAAIKKMDMQASKEFLAELKVLTHVHHLNLVRLIGYCVEGSLFLVYEYIENGNLSQHLRGTGKDPLSWPARVQIALDSARGLEYIHEHTVPVYIHRDVKSANILIDKNFRGKVADFGLTKLTEYGSSSLQTRLVGTFGYMPPEYAQYGEVSPKIDVYAFGVVLFELISGKQAIVKTDEAKNESKGLVALFEEVLGLSEPKEDLGKLVDPRLGENYPIDSVFKMSQLAKACTHENPQLRPSMRSIVVALMTLSSAAEDWDVGSFYENQALVHLMSGR; translated from the exons ATGATcacaaatcaaattttcatattaaatttcCTTCTCTTtgtattgttgattatgaaaacCGTGAGAAGTTGTAATTCTGGCTGTGACCTTGCTCTAGCTTCATATTACATAGAAGAAGGAACAAATCTAACTTACATTAGCAACCTTTTCAACCAACCAACCTCAGAAATTCTAAAATACAACCCAAACATTCAAAACCCCGATACTATTCAAAGCCATACAAGACTCAACATACCATTCACGTGTGACTGTCTCAGTGGTTTGTTCTTAGGACACACTTTCTCGTACAAACTAAAAGAAGGTGAAAATTACAAAGCAGTTGCTAACGGTTATTATTCAAACCTAACTACTATAGATTTTCTTATCAGAGTCAATAGTTATCCAGCTACTGATATACCTGCTGGTACTGTAATCAATGTTACTGTAAATTGTTCTTGTGGTGATAGAGATGTTTCAAAGGATTATGGGTTGTTTTTGACGTATCCCTTACGCAACGGTGATAGTTTGCCGGGAATTGCGATGGAGAGTGGTGTTCCGGTGGAGCTGGTGAAGAGGTATAACCCTGCATCGAATTTTAGGGCAGGTGAACTCGTGTTTTTGCCGGCCAAAG ATGAAAATGGAAACTTTCCACCACTAAAGATGGG ATCAG GAATGTCCAAAGGAGGCATTGTTGGCATAGTTGTTGGAGGAGCTTTTGGGATTTTACTTCTAGTACTCATTCTATATGTTGTGTTCTATAGAAGGAAAAAAGTGGCTGATCAGGTTACTCTTCTACCAGTACCAGGAGCATCTGAACTAGATCAGTCTAGTCAACTCCAGCATG GTCGTGGAAGCAGCATGGATAAGACATCAGAGTCTACTACTGTTGTTTCTCCAAGGTTGACAGGTATTACAGTAGACAAGTCAGTGGAGTTCTCATATGAGGAGTTAGCCAAAGCTACTGACGGATTTAGCACGGCTAATATAATCGGTCGAGGTGGCTTTGGATTGGTATACTATGCCGAGCTACGAAATGAG AAAGCTGCAATAAAAAAGATGGATATGCAAGCATCAAAAGAATTCCTAGCTGAACTAAAGGTTCTGACACACGTCCATCACTTGAACTTG GTGCGGCTAATTGGATATTGTGTTGAGGGCTctttatttttggtttatgagtacATTGAGAATGGCAATTTAAGTCAACATCTGCGTGGCACAG GTAAGGATCCGTTATCATGGCCAGCTAGAGTTCAGATTGCATTAGACTCAGCAAGAGGATTGGAATACATTCATGAACATACAGTTCCTGTCTACATTCATCGAGATGTTAAATCGGCAAACATTTTGATAGACAAAAACTTCCGCGGAAAG GTTGCAGATTTCGGCCTGACAAAATTGACCGAATATGGTAGTTCTTCGTTACAAACGCGCCTTGTCGGGACGTTCGGCTATATGCCCCCTGA ATACGCACAGTATGGTGAAGTTTCTCCCAAAATAGATGTATATGCATTTGGAGTTGTTCTGTTTGAGCTTATATCTGGGAAGCAAGCTATTGTGAAAACAGATGAGGCTAAGAATGAATCAAAAGGACTAGTTGCACTG TTTGAAGAAGTTCTTGGTCTTTCAGAACCAAAAGAAGATCTTGGTAAACTTGTTGACCCTAGGCTTGGTGAAAATTACCCTATTGACTCAGTATTTAAG ATGTCTCAGCTTGCTAAAGCATGTACACATGAAAATCCTCAACTTAGACCAAGCATGAGATCAATTGTAGTTGCCTTAATGACATTATCATCAGCAGCTGAGGATTGGGATGTTGGCTCCTTCTATGAAAACCAAGCATTAGTCCATTTAATGTCTGGAAGGTAG